In Papaver somniferum cultivar HN1 chromosome 1, ASM357369v1, whole genome shotgun sequence, a genomic segment contains:
- the LOC113327077 gene encoding vicilin-like seed storage protein At2g18540 has translation MASSSNANPAVPANSDQYNLAKTQAFSLEIEELMKLRDDVQGEINRRASEVAQRQREEEERKRREDEETGSLFAAWVPKHFAKYDRKEEERALKRQKGPRYGSATESNSEAGSDAGFEYPVEEVNTSEEDSDDAEENWKMQRASPAEEFSKSDEELPDVSNDEDDEEGSDEESSLSGDGDTSHASSGSSCSERYEEDEDWSYDEEDF, from the exons ATGGCCAGTTCCAGTAACGCCAATCCGGCAGTTCCTGCCAACTCCGATCAATACAACCTAGCCAAAACTCAAGCTTTCTCACTAGAAATAGAAGAGCTAATGAAATTGAGAGATGATGTTCAGGGAGAGATAAATAGACGTGCAAGTGAAGTGGCTCAAAGACAGAGGGAAGAGGAAGagaggaaaagaagagaagatgaagaaactggTTCACTTTTCGCTGCTTGGGTACCAAAGCATTTTGCCAAGTATGATCGGAAAGAGGAGGAGAGAGCTTTGAAGCGCCAAAAAGGTCCAAGGTATGGCAGTGCAACTGAGAGTAATTCCGAGGCGGGTTCTGATGCAGGGTTTGAATATCCAGTGGAGGAGGTAAATACTAGTGAAGAAGATTCTGATGATGCTGAGGAAAATTGGAAGATGCAGAG AGCTTCTCCTGCAGAAGAATTTAGTAAATCTGATGAAGAGCTACCTGATGTTtccaatgatgaagatgatgaagaaggtaGTGATGAGGAGAGCTCATTATCTGGAGATGGTGATACTTCCCATGCTTCATCAGGCAGTAGCTGCAGTGAACGGTATGAGGAGGACGAGGACTGGAGTTACGATGAAGAGGACTTTTAG